Proteins encoded within one genomic window of Haloarcula marismortui ATCC 43049:
- a CDS encoding HalOD1 output domain-containing protein, translating into MSLEWNETETVFWANQYESPSEAIVTAIAAKESVTETSLPPLYNQIDPDALDTLVAGQSTDDIQISFTYSGYTIRIRDSETIEITPT; encoded by the coding sequence ATGAGTTTGGAGTGGAACGAGACAGAAACGGTCTTTTGGGCAAACCAGTACGAATCACCGAGTGAAGCGATTGTTACCGCTATAGCAGCTAAAGAATCCGTAACGGAAACTAGTCTCCCGCCGCTGTATAATCAAATCGACCCGGATGCCCTCGACACACTTGTCGCAGGGCAGTCCACCGACGACATTCAGATCAGTTTCACATACAGTGGGTACACCATTCGGATTCGAGACAGCGAGACAATCGAGATCACGCCCACGTAA